Proteins from a genomic interval of Medicago truncatula cultivar Jemalong A17 chromosome 3, MtrunA17r5.0-ANR, whole genome shotgun sequence:
- the LOC11446538 gene encoding uncharacterized protein — MIRESDELEEIFVIEGDDQKVKIPNLECVVFENLPILSHAQRIQFQAVKNRFIRNCQKLSLESTKIHALSASYFRNDPELCRYFKTLFRQQLQKETKGNNSGNENPETSKKIAVGVEVKASSEHELTSPKKKMKRTPETEHELVENVPDLEIPTNSKELMNEQSMEQQRLLGEPDTTIKLCCQ; from the exons ATGATAAGAGAATCAGATGAGCTAGAGGAAATATTTGTAATTGAAGGTGATGATCAGAAAGTGAAGATTCCAAATCTAGAATGTGTAGTATTTGAAAATCTACCAATCCTCAGTCATGCCCAGAGAATTCAATTTCAAGCTGTAAAAAATCGTTTCATACGGAATTGTCAAAAACTCTCTctggaatcaacaaaaatacaTGCCTTGTCTGCTTCATATTTTCGCAACG ATCCTGAATTGTGTAGGTATTTCAAGACTCTGTTTCGACAACAACTACAAAAAGAGACCAAAGGCAACAATAGTGGTAATGAAAATCCAGaaacctctaaaaaaattgCCGTTGGGGTTGAAGTTAAAGCATCATCAGAACATGAGCTGACTTCTCCAAAG AAAAAAATGAAACGGACACCAGAGACAGAGCATGAACTTGTGGAAAATGTTCCCGATTTAGAAATACCAACAAATTCAAAA GAGTTGATGAATGAACAATCGATGGAACAGCAACGTCTACTTGGAGAACCTGATACTACCATCAAACTCTGTTGTCAATAG